A single window of Macaca mulatta isolate MMU2019108-1 chromosome 9, T2T-MMU8v2.0, whole genome shotgun sequence DNA harbors:
- the SYCE1 gene encoding synaptonemal complex central element protein 1 isoform X5 produces MAGRSLASKAEPTAGATDGAEKAEGQDTSSQKIEDLMEMVKKLQKVGSLEPRVEVLINRINEAQQAKKKANEDLGEARTICEALRKELDLQTLRILRLHCQEKESEAQRLAFEEQLEELMGQHKDLWDFHRPERLAREICALDSNKEQLLKEEKLVKATLEDVKHQLCSLCGAEGPSTLDEGLFLRSQEAAATVQLFQEEHRKAEELLAAAAQSHQQLQQKCQQLQQKRQRLKEELEKRGMQVPAQAQSTQEEEAGPGDVASPKPLKAPEEKDLELHTEQDLMSS; encoded by the exons GGCAGGACACATCCTCACAGAAAATTGAAGACTTGATGGAAATGGTGAAAAAGCTGCAGAAAG TGGGAAGCCTAGAGCCCCGAGTTGAGGTCCTGATTAACCGGATTAATGAGGCCCAGCAAG CCAAAAAGAAAGCCAATGAAGACCTAGGAGAGGCCCGGACCATCTGTGAGGCCCTGCGGAAGGAACTGGACTTGC AGACCCTGAGGATCCTCCGGCTGCATTGCCAGGAAaaggaaagtgaggcacagag GTTAGCGTTCGAGGAACAGCTGGAGGAGCTGATGGGCCAGCACAAGGACCTCTGGGACTTCCAT AGGCCAGAGCGGCTGGCAAGGGAGATTTGTGCTCTAGACAGCAACAAGGAGCAGCTGCTCAAGGAAG AGAAACTGGTCAAGGCAACCCTGGAAGATGTGAAGCATCAGCTGTGCTCGCTGTGTGGGGCTGAGGGCCCCTCCACCCTCGATGAGGGACTCTTTCTCCGCAGCCAGGAGGCTGCAGCCACAGT GCAGCTGTTTCAGGAAGAGCACAGGAAGGCTGAGGAGCTCCTAGCAGCTGCTGCCCAGAGCCACCAGCAGCTGCAGCAGAAGTGCCAACAATTGCAGCAGAAGCGGCAGAG GCTGAAGGAAGAGCTGGAAAAGCGTGGAATGCAAGTCCCTGCCCAAGCCCAGAGCACACAAGAGGAAGAGGCTGGCCCAGGAGATGTG GCCAGTCCCAAGCCCCTAAAAGCCCCCGAGGAGAAAGACCTGGAGCTGCACACCGAGCAGGACCTGATGTCCTCATAG
- the SYCE1 gene encoding synaptonemal complex central element protein 1 isoform X1: protein MAGRSLASKAEPTAGATDGAEKAEGQDTSSQKIEDLMEMVKKLQKVGSLEPRVEVLINRINEAQQAKKKANEDLGEARTICEALRKELDLLHGEKVHLKEILSKKQETLRILRLHCQEKESEAQRKHTVLQECKERISALSLQIEEEKNKQRQLRLAFEEQLEELMGQHKDLWDFHRPERLAREICALDSNKEQLLKEEKLVKATLEDVKHQLCSLCGAEGPSTLDEGLFLRSQEAAATVQLFQEEHRKAEELLAAAAQSHQQLQQKCQQLQQKRQRLKEELEKRGMQVPAQAQSTQEEEAGPGDVASPKPLKAPEEKDLELHTEQDLMSS, encoded by the exons GGCAGGACACATCCTCACAGAAAATTGAAGACTTGATGGAAATGGTGAAAAAGCTGCAGAAAG TGGGAAGCCTAGAGCCCCGAGTTGAGGTCCTGATTAACCGGATTAATGAGGCCCAGCAAG CCAAAAAGAAAGCCAATGAAGACCTAGGAGAGGCCCGGACCATCTGTGAGGCCCTGCGGAAGGAACTGGACTTGC TGCATGGAGAGAAAGTACACCTGAAGGAGATCTTGAGCAAAAAACAAG AGACCCTGAGGATCCTCCGGCTGCATTGCCAGGAAaaggaaagtgaggcacagag GAAGCACACCGTGCTGCAGGAGTGCAAGGAGAGAATTTCTGCTCTAAGCTTGCAGATTGAAGAAGAGAAGAACAAACAGAGACAGCTGAG GTTAGCGTTCGAGGAACAGCTGGAGGAGCTGATGGGCCAGCACAAGGACCTCTGGGACTTCCAT AGGCCAGAGCGGCTGGCAAGGGAGATTTGTGCTCTAGACAGCAACAAGGAGCAGCTGCTCAAGGAAG AGAAACTGGTCAAGGCAACCCTGGAAGATGTGAAGCATCAGCTGTGCTCGCTGTGTGGGGCTGAGGGCCCCTCCACCCTCGATGAGGGACTCTTTCTCCGCAGCCAGGAGGCTGCAGCCACAGT GCAGCTGTTTCAGGAAGAGCACAGGAAGGCTGAGGAGCTCCTAGCAGCTGCTGCCCAGAGCCACCAGCAGCTGCAGCAGAAGTGCCAACAATTGCAGCAGAAGCGGCAGAG GCTGAAGGAAGAGCTGGAAAAGCGTGGAATGCAAGTCCCTGCCCAAGCCCAGAGCACACAAGAGGAAGAGGCTGGCCCAGGAGATGTG GCCAGTCCCAAGCCCCTAAAAGCCCCCGAGGAGAAAGACCTGGAGCTGCACACCGAGCAGGACCTGATGTCCTCATAG
- the SYCE1 gene encoding synaptonemal complex central element protein 1 isoform X6, translated as MEMVKKLQKVGSLEPRVEVLINRINEAQQAKKKANEDLGEARTICEALRKELDLLHGEKVHLKEILSKKQETLRILRLHCQEKESEAQRLAFEEQLEELMGQHKDLWDFHRPERLAREICALDSNKEQLLKEEKLVKATLEDVKHQLCSLCGAEGPSTLDEGLFLRSQEAAATVQLFQEEHRKAEELLAAAAQSHQQLQQKCQQLQQKRQRLKEELEKRGMQVPAQAQSTQEEEAGPGDVASPKPLKAPEEKDLELHTEQDLMSS; from the exons ATGGAAATGGTGAAAAAGCTGCAGAAAG TGGGAAGCCTAGAGCCCCGAGTTGAGGTCCTGATTAACCGGATTAATGAGGCCCAGCAAG CCAAAAAGAAAGCCAATGAAGACCTAGGAGAGGCCCGGACCATCTGTGAGGCCCTGCGGAAGGAACTGGACTTGC TGCATGGAGAGAAAGTACACCTGAAGGAGATCTTGAGCAAAAAACAAG AGACCCTGAGGATCCTCCGGCTGCATTGCCAGGAAaaggaaagtgaggcacagag GTTAGCGTTCGAGGAACAGCTGGAGGAGCTGATGGGCCAGCACAAGGACCTCTGGGACTTCCAT AGGCCAGAGCGGCTGGCAAGGGAGATTTGTGCTCTAGACAGCAACAAGGAGCAGCTGCTCAAGGAAG AGAAACTGGTCAAGGCAACCCTGGAAGATGTGAAGCATCAGCTGTGCTCGCTGTGTGGGGCTGAGGGCCCCTCCACCCTCGATGAGGGACTCTTTCTCCGCAGCCAGGAGGCTGCAGCCACAGT GCAGCTGTTTCAGGAAGAGCACAGGAAGGCTGAGGAGCTCCTAGCAGCTGCTGCCCAGAGCCACCAGCAGCTGCAGCAGAAGTGCCAACAATTGCAGCAGAAGCGGCAGAG GCTGAAGGAAGAGCTGGAAAAGCGTGGAATGCAAGTCCCTGCCCAAGCCCAGAGCACACAAGAGGAAGAGGCTGGCCCAGGAGATGTG GCCAGTCCCAAGCCCCTAAAAGCCCCCGAGGAGAAAGACCTGGAGCTGCACACCGAGCAGGACCTGATGTCCTCATAG
- the SYCE1 gene encoding synaptonemal complex central element protein 1 isoform X4 produces the protein MEMVKKLQKVGSLEPRVEVLINRINEAQQAKKKANEDLGEARTICEALRKELDLLHGEKVHLKEILSKKQETLRILRLHCQEKESEAQRKHTVLQECKERISALSLQIEEEKNKQRQLRLAFEEQLEELMGQHKDLWDFHRPERLAREICALDSNKEQLLKEEKLVKATLEDVKHQLCSLCGAEGPSTLDEGLFLRSQEAAATVQLFQEEHRKAEELLAAAAQSHQQLQQKCQQLQQKRQRLKEELEKRGMQVPAQAQSTQEEEAGPGDVASPKPLKAPEEKDLELHTEQDLMSS, from the exons ATGGAAATGGTGAAAAAGCTGCAGAAAG TGGGAAGCCTAGAGCCCCGAGTTGAGGTCCTGATTAACCGGATTAATGAGGCCCAGCAAG CCAAAAAGAAAGCCAATGAAGACCTAGGAGAGGCCCGGACCATCTGTGAGGCCCTGCGGAAGGAACTGGACTTGC TGCATGGAGAGAAAGTACACCTGAAGGAGATCTTGAGCAAAAAACAAG AGACCCTGAGGATCCTCCGGCTGCATTGCCAGGAAaaggaaagtgaggcacagag GAAGCACACCGTGCTGCAGGAGTGCAAGGAGAGAATTTCTGCTCTAAGCTTGCAGATTGAAGAAGAGAAGAACAAACAGAGACAGCTGAG GTTAGCGTTCGAGGAACAGCTGGAGGAGCTGATGGGCCAGCACAAGGACCTCTGGGACTTCCAT AGGCCAGAGCGGCTGGCAAGGGAGATTTGTGCTCTAGACAGCAACAAGGAGCAGCTGCTCAAGGAAG AGAAACTGGTCAAGGCAACCCTGGAAGATGTGAAGCATCAGCTGTGCTCGCTGTGTGGGGCTGAGGGCCCCTCCACCCTCGATGAGGGACTCTTTCTCCGCAGCCAGGAGGCTGCAGCCACAGT GCAGCTGTTTCAGGAAGAGCACAGGAAGGCTGAGGAGCTCCTAGCAGCTGCTGCCCAGAGCCACCAGCAGCTGCAGCAGAAGTGCCAACAATTGCAGCAGAAGCGGCAGAG GCTGAAGGAAGAGCTGGAAAAGCGTGGAATGCAAGTCCCTGCCCAAGCCCAGAGCACACAAGAGGAAGAGGCTGGCCCAGGAGATGTG GCCAGTCCCAAGCCCCTAAAAGCCCCCGAGGAGAAAGACCTGGAGCTGCACACCGAGCAGGACCTGATGTCCTCATAG
- the SYCE1 gene encoding synaptonemal complex central element protein 1 isoform X2, whose product MAGRSLASKAEPTAGATDGAEKAEGQDTSSQKIEDLMEMVKKLQKVGSLEPRVEVLINRINEAQQAKKKANEDLGEARTICEALRKELDLQTLRILRLHCQEKESEAQRKHTVLQECKERISALSLQIEEEKNKQRQLRLAFEEQLEELMGQHKDLWDFHRPERLAREICALDSNKEQLLKEEKLVKATLEDVKHQLCSLCGAEGPSTLDEGLFLRSQEAAATVQLFQEEHRKAEELLAAAAQSHQQLQQKCQQLQQKRQRLKEELEKRGMQVPAQAQSTQEEEAGPGDVASPKPLKAPEEKDLELHTEQDLMSS is encoded by the exons GGCAGGACACATCCTCACAGAAAATTGAAGACTTGATGGAAATGGTGAAAAAGCTGCAGAAAG TGGGAAGCCTAGAGCCCCGAGTTGAGGTCCTGATTAACCGGATTAATGAGGCCCAGCAAG CCAAAAAGAAAGCCAATGAAGACCTAGGAGAGGCCCGGACCATCTGTGAGGCCCTGCGGAAGGAACTGGACTTGC AGACCCTGAGGATCCTCCGGCTGCATTGCCAGGAAaaggaaagtgaggcacagag GAAGCACACCGTGCTGCAGGAGTGCAAGGAGAGAATTTCTGCTCTAAGCTTGCAGATTGAAGAAGAGAAGAACAAACAGAGACAGCTGAG GTTAGCGTTCGAGGAACAGCTGGAGGAGCTGATGGGCCAGCACAAGGACCTCTGGGACTTCCAT AGGCCAGAGCGGCTGGCAAGGGAGATTTGTGCTCTAGACAGCAACAAGGAGCAGCTGCTCAAGGAAG AGAAACTGGTCAAGGCAACCCTGGAAGATGTGAAGCATCAGCTGTGCTCGCTGTGTGGGGCTGAGGGCCCCTCCACCCTCGATGAGGGACTCTTTCTCCGCAGCCAGGAGGCTGCAGCCACAGT GCAGCTGTTTCAGGAAGAGCACAGGAAGGCTGAGGAGCTCCTAGCAGCTGCTGCCCAGAGCCACCAGCAGCTGCAGCAGAAGTGCCAACAATTGCAGCAGAAGCGGCAGAG GCTGAAGGAAGAGCTGGAAAAGCGTGGAATGCAAGTCCCTGCCCAAGCCCAGAGCACACAAGAGGAAGAGGCTGGCCCAGGAGATGTG GCCAGTCCCAAGCCCCTAAAAGCCCCCGAGGAGAAAGACCTGGAGCTGCACACCGAGCAGGACCTGATGTCCTCATAG
- the SYCE1 gene encoding synaptonemal complex central element protein 1 isoform X3, translating into MAGRSLASKAEPTAGATDGAEKAEGQDTSSQKIEDLMEMVKKLQKVGSLEPRVEVLINRINEAQQAKKKANEDLGEARTICEALRKELDLLHGEKVHLKEILSKKQETLRILRLHCQEKESEAQRLAFEEQLEELMGQHKDLWDFHRPERLAREICALDSNKEQLLKEEKLVKATLEDVKHQLCSLCGAEGPSTLDEGLFLRSQEAAATVQLFQEEHRKAEELLAAAAQSHQQLQQKCQQLQQKRQRLKEELEKRGMQVPAQAQSTQEEEAGPGDVASPKPLKAPEEKDLELHTEQDLMSS; encoded by the exons GGCAGGACACATCCTCACAGAAAATTGAAGACTTGATGGAAATGGTGAAAAAGCTGCAGAAAG TGGGAAGCCTAGAGCCCCGAGTTGAGGTCCTGATTAACCGGATTAATGAGGCCCAGCAAG CCAAAAAGAAAGCCAATGAAGACCTAGGAGAGGCCCGGACCATCTGTGAGGCCCTGCGGAAGGAACTGGACTTGC TGCATGGAGAGAAAGTACACCTGAAGGAGATCTTGAGCAAAAAACAAG AGACCCTGAGGATCCTCCGGCTGCATTGCCAGGAAaaggaaagtgaggcacagag GTTAGCGTTCGAGGAACAGCTGGAGGAGCTGATGGGCCAGCACAAGGACCTCTGGGACTTCCAT AGGCCAGAGCGGCTGGCAAGGGAGATTTGTGCTCTAGACAGCAACAAGGAGCAGCTGCTCAAGGAAG AGAAACTGGTCAAGGCAACCCTGGAAGATGTGAAGCATCAGCTGTGCTCGCTGTGTGGGGCTGAGGGCCCCTCCACCCTCGATGAGGGACTCTTTCTCCGCAGCCAGGAGGCTGCAGCCACAGT GCAGCTGTTTCAGGAAGAGCACAGGAAGGCTGAGGAGCTCCTAGCAGCTGCTGCCCAGAGCCACCAGCAGCTGCAGCAGAAGTGCCAACAATTGCAGCAGAAGCGGCAGAG GCTGAAGGAAGAGCTGGAAAAGCGTGGAATGCAAGTCCCTGCCCAAGCCCAGAGCACACAAGAGGAAGAGGCTGGCCCAGGAGATGTG GCCAGTCCCAAGCCCCTAAAAGCCCCCGAGGAGAAAGACCTGGAGCTGCACACCGAGCAGGACCTGATGTCCTCATAG